A region of Channa argus isolate prfri chromosome 8, Channa argus male v1.0, whole genome shotgun sequence DNA encodes the following proteins:
- the LOC137132080 gene encoding unconventional myosin-VIIb, protein MLHLSKGEFVWVDTGIGVPIGAEVKVTDTGQLQLIDDEGKEHKIKKKTEGTIRPMHPTSVKGVDDMIRLGDLNEAGLLRNLLVRHKEGIIYTYIGSILVAVNPYQLLPLYTTEHVHSYTDRRMGELPPHVFAIADNCFFNMRRNRKNQCCVISGESGAGKTESTKLMLQFLAAVSSQHSWIEQQILEANPILEAFGNAKTVRNDNSSRFGKYIDINFTKGGAIEGARIEQYLLEKSRVCRQAPEERNYHIFYYMLMGMPAEQKKILSLGNAAEYNYLTMGSCTSCEGRDDVKEYAHFRSALKILMFTENDSWEISKLLAAILHIGNVEFEGTIVNNLEGCDILTSSHFNVASQLLEVDPKALEKSLTQHSFMTARESVTKSLTCAQAMDSRDAFVKAIYGKLFIWVVDKINAAIYKPLEDSSNVRPSIGLLDIFGFENFSKNSFEQLCINFANEQLQQFFVKHVFKMEQDEYTRENIVWNHIDYKDNQSTLDALASKPMNILALIDEESNFPKGTDTTLLQKMNQVHGKGKIYISPKNNYETQFGIRHFAEEVYYDSKGFLEKNRDALSSDLLQMMETSTSKLLKQVFQNELSSSTSKNNANPRMVLTTPKNSLRQAGDSKKRVPTLAAQFRQSLESLMKTLTACQPYFIRCIKPNDFKKPMLFDRELCVRQLRYSGMMETIKIRKAGYPVRYTFDEFLERYRVLLKTSLCNPKIESKEKCCESICETVLAEEGDWKTGKTKIFLKDSHDTMLELERMKALNEKALLIQKVLRGYKYRKEFLRKKAGALVIQKYWRGHKGRKLYRVVQLGFARLQAQVRSRQLQFQYKKKREAAIVLQAHARGYLAKKEWKHKRDAVILLQAHTRGVLARRALKKIKRDMYLSAKEKEEEQRAILERQKHLEEVLRQKKEMESQAQHESITDQEMVDSIFGFLPPIVGGQEGQAPVGFEKFERKKLITEEIDIDDLPMEEDLPKEDYDDLDEYSFSKLASMYFQGAATHTHIRQRLLQPLLYHEDEGDVVASLTVWWIILRFMGDLPEPKKQVQVRGTSRQERFLPQELISRKDRRLSHMVGLDQRVLRNKKESQPAIIPEEPAQNRKSSIFTDLLTRNKKAAVANSETAQNPKVYTVPEGGSRARKGSTFTDLLSRNRKLSTVQENGLQKSSSSFRKPSIIMEESDDLTEVSKPTTLQTVKEDSEDMIGEGPTLDRPLTSLEKLHIIVGYGIVRRDLRDEIYCQICKQLQENNNRNSYFRGWILLSLCLGIFPPSERFIKYLQSFIRSAPAGYAAYCAERLRRTAMNGVRGEPPAWLELQATKTKKPMIVSVMLMDGRSINIPVDSASTSKEICLLLSSKVKLKDTFGFSLYVALYEKVWALGSGREHVMDAISQCEQEVKRRGGQEQHAPWRLFFRKEVFTPWHDCKEDKTSTDLIYKQIIHGLKCGEYQSQKEDELVQLTAKHLYIQHGSDSRPENMMEAVQDCINNSLLEAKSEDKWVQMVSTAHAEGPYLSSRQKAESVKAEVVDYARDKWPMFFSRFFEVVKLSGPPLAKSKFIVAINWTGITFLDEREKRLLQLSFPEVTGVNTIREVKASGQAVCLLTLKGDFTLSGSMTEDMYELITMFLSGLTERSQYAVALKEVNRQDDPTFLSFKKGELITIIKDDEFSQQRGWIKGQIESLKQTGAVPIEAILILPTISKPTYEVMSLLNLSPNQRKDIIQSHHKETGTVERLAPATLKEFSLEYFRQPAKDVNRQVISRNAAPERLWVNSREPIRQPLLKKLLGNAELSHSACLAFTAILKYMGDYPTKQMQSPLELTDQIFSPATQHEALRDEIYCQIMKQMTSNNNRFSMEQGWQLLWLCCGLFPPSQSLLKHTQRFLETRRKQPLASDCLQRLQSSLRMEPRKLPPHQVELDAIQQNSTQIFHKINFPNDSDEIFEVATNTRIKDLILNITKKLNLASADGFSIFVKTEDKVLSLNDTDYFFDSLRQITDWSKKAKRIIDGGLVHIPYHVFFMRKLWFSVNPGRDTQADVIFHFPQELPKYLRGYHVCTKEEMVNIATLLFRIKVNNDKNQFVMIPKMLKELVPADQLKAMSENEWKKSIVASYNKQAGMTVEEAKVAFLKVVSRWPTFGCAFFEVKQTSEPNFPDIVRIAISKQGVTIIHPKTKDILANHPFNRIANWCSGSTYFHMTIGSLVKGSKFLCETSLGYKMDDLITSYVNMYLRERRAMQTRNQRFNI, encoded by the exons ATGCTGCATTTAAGTAAG GGAGAGTTTGTATGGGTCGACACAGGCATCGGTGTGCCGATCGGGGCGGAGGTCAAGGTGACAGACACAGGACAGCTTCAGCTGATTGACGATGAAGGGAAG gagcacaaaattaaaaagaagacagagggaACCATCCGGCCCATGCACCCCACCTCTGTGAAAGGTGTCGATGACATGATAAGGCTTGGCGATCTCAACGAGGCGGGGCTCCTCAGGAACCTCCTGGTTCGCCACAAAGAAGGCATCATCTAT ACATACATAGGCTCCATTCTGGTTGCAGTCAACCCTTACCAGCTGCTGCCCCTCTACACCACCGAGCATGTGCACAGCTACACAGATCGACGGATGGGCGAGTTGCCACCGCACGTCTTTGCCATCGCAGACAACTGCTTTTTTAACATGCGCCGCAACCGAAAGAACCAGTGCTGCGTCATCAG TGGAGAGTCAGGAGCAGGGAAAACTGAGAGCACCAAACTGATGTTGCAGTTCCTGGCAGCAGTAAGCAGCCAGCATTCTTGGATAGAGCAGCAAATTCTAGAAGCTAACCCCATCTTGGAGG CCTTTGGTAACGCTAAAACCGTCCGCAATGACAACTCCAGTCGATTTGGGAAGTACATTGACATCAACTTCACCAAGGGCGGGGCCATCGAGGGGGCTCGCATTGAGCAGTACCTGCTGGAGAAGTCCAGAGTTTGTCGTCAG GCACCTGAGGAAAGAAACTACCACATCTTTTACTACATGCTGATGGGCATGCCAGCTGAGCAGAAAAAGATTCTTTCCCTTGGGAACGCTGCTGAGTACAACTATCTGACCATG GGTAGCTGCACCAGCTGTGAAGGGCGTGATGACGTGAAGGAATACGCCCATTTCCGTTCAGCTTTAAAAATCCTCATGTTCACAGAAAATGACTCCTGGGAAATATCCAAACTGCTTGCAGCTATCCTCCACATAGGAAATGTGGAATTTGAAG GCACCATAGTGAATAACTTGGAAGGCTGTGACATCCTCACATCATCCCATTTCAACGTTGCTAGCCAGCTTTTGGAG GTGGATCCCAAAGCACTGGAGAAGAGTCTGACTCAGCACTCCTTCATGACGGCCAGGGAGAGTGTGACCAAATCTCTCACCTGTGCCCAGGCCATGGATAGCAGGGACGCCTTTGTCAAA gCTATTTATGGAAAACTTTTCATTTGGGTTGTGGACAAAATTAACGCTGCCATTTACAAGCCACTTGAGGATTCCAGCAATGTCCGACCGTCAATAGGCTTGCTTGACATCTTTGGTTTTGAGAACTTCAGCAAAAACAG CTTTGAGCAGCTGTGCATCAATTTTGCCAAcgagcagctgcagcagttcttcgtcaaacatgttttcaagATGGAGCAAGATGAGTACACTCGTGAAAACATCGTGTGGAATCACATTGATTACAAAGACAACCAAAGCACTCTGGATGCCCTCGCCAGCAAACCCATGAACATACTGGCTCTTATTGATGAAGAAAGCAACTTCCCCAAG GGGACAGATACCACCCTGCTCCAAAAAATGAATCAGGTCCATGGGAAGGGAAAAATCTATATTTCCCCCAAGAACAACTATGAGACACAGTTTGGAATACGGCATTTTGCGGAAGAAGTTTACTATGATTCAAAAG GTTTCCTTGAGAAAAACCGTGATGCTCTCAGCTCAGACCTGCTTCAGATGATGGAAACCTCGACCAGTAAACTCCTCAAACAGGTGTTTCAAAATGAGCTGTCCTCCAGTACGAGCAAGAACAACGCCAACCCCAGGATGGTCCTTACCACACCCAAGAACAGCCTCCGA cAAGCAGGTGACAGCAAGAAGCGTGTGCCAACTCTGGCTGCCCAGTTCCGCCAGTCTCTGGAATCCCTGATGAAAACACTGACTGCATGCCAGCCCTATTTCATACGCTGCATTAAACCCAATGACTTCAAGAAACCCATG CTGTTCGACAGAGAGCTGTGCGTGAGGCAGCTCCGTTACTCTGGTATGATGGAGACCATCAAGATACGGAAAGCTGGGTATCCCGTACGCTACACGTTCGATGAGTTTCTGGAGCGCTACCGTGTCCTTCTGAAAACGTCCCTCTGCAATCCCAAAATT GAAAGTAAAGAGAAATGCTGTGAGAGCATTTGTGAAACTGTGCTTGCAGAAGAGGGCGACTGGAAGACTGGCAAGACAAAGATATTCCTGAAG GACTCCCATGACACCATGCTCGAACTGGAGCGAATGAAAGCCCTAAATGAGAAAGCACTTTTGATCCAGAAAGTTCTGAGAGGCTACAAATACAG GAAAGAATTCCTAAGAAAAAAGGCCGGTGCTCTTGTCATTCAGAAATACTGGAGAGGACACAAAGGCAGAAAGCTGTACAGAGTG GTCCAGCTGGGCTTTGCCAGGCTGCAAGCGCAGGTTCGTTCTCGCCAACTCCAGTTCCAGTATAAAAAGAAGCGGGAGGCAGCCATCGTGCTGCAGGCCCATGCCAGAGGATACCTGGCCAAGAAAGAGTGGAAACACAAGAGAGATGCTGTGATCCTCCTGCAGGCACATACCAGGGGTGTGCTGGCAAGAAGGGCTctcaaaaagataaaaagagat ATGTACCTCTCTgctaaagagaaagaagaagaacaacgtGCCATTTTGGAGAGGCAGAAACACTTGGAAGAAGTGCTaaggcagaaaaaagaaatggagagCCAAGCACAGCATGAATCCATTACAGATCAAGAAATGGTGGACAGCATCTTTGGCTTCCTGCCCCCTATTGTTGGAGGGCAGGAGGGGCAAGCACCTGTGGGATTCGAG AAGTTTGAGAGGAAAAAGCTAATCACAGAGGAAATAGACATCGACGACCTCCCCATGGAAGAAGATCTTCCCAAGGAAGACTATGATGACCTTGATGAGTATTCCTTCTCAAAACTTGCCTCAATGTACTTCCAGGGTGCAGCCACGCACACTCACATTCGCCAGAGGCTTCTGCAGCCACTTCTCTACCATGAGGATGAAGGAGATGTTGTG GCTTCACTGACAGTGTGGTGGATTATTCTGAGGTTTATGGGAGACCTTCCCGAACCAAAGAAGCAGGTCCAGGTCCGTGGAACCTCAAGGCAGGAACGCTTTTTGCCACAGGAACTGATCTCTAGAAAGGACAGACGTCTCAGTCACATGGTGGGCCTGGATCAG CGGGTCCTaaggaataaaaaagaaagccaGCCTGCAATAATCCCAGAGGAACCAGCACAGAACAGAAAGAGCTCCATTTTTACAGATCTTCTGACTAGGAACAAGAAGGCTGCTGTTGCAAATAGTGAAACAGCACAAAACCCAAAGGTATACACTGTACCAGAAGGAGGCTCTCGAGCAAGAAAAGGATCCACATTCACTGACCTGTTGTCTAGGAACAGAAAACTATCCACTGTTCAGGAAAATGGACTCCAAAAATCTTCCTCAAGTTTCAGAAAACCCTCAATCATCATGGAGGAG tcagaTGATCTAACTGAAGTGTCCAAGCCTACCACCCTCCAGACTGTGAAGGAGGACAGTGAGGACATGATTGGAGAAGGACCCACCCTTGACCGGCCACTCACCTCTCTAGAAAAACTCCACATTATTGTGGGATATGGCATTGTCAGACGTGACctcag GGATGAGATTTACTGtcagatctgcaagcagcttcAGGAAAACAACAATCGCAACAGCTACTTCCGTGGTTGGATcctgctgtctctctgtttgGGCATTTTCCCTCCAAGTGAGCGCTTTATAAAG TACCTACAAAGCTTCATCCGGTCAGCCCCAGCAGGCTACGCTGCCTACTGTGCGGAAAGGCTGCGACGCACAGCGATGAATGGAGTGCGAGGAGAGCCACCAGCTTGGCTGGAGCTGCAG GCCACCAAGACAAAAAAGCCCATGATTGTGTCTGTGATGCTGATGGACGGCCGTTCTATAAACATCCCTGTCGACTCGGCATCTACCTCCAAAGAGATCTGCCTGCTCCTCTCCAGCAAAGTCAAACTCAAAGACACCTTTGGCTTTTCTCTCTACGTGGCCTTGTATGAAAAG GTGTGGGCTCTGGGCAGCGGCCGGGAGCACGTGATGGATGCCATCTCCCAGTGTGAGCAGGAAGTGAAGAGAAGGGGAGGGCAGGAGCAGCACGCCCCCTGGCGTCTCTTTTTCCGCAAGGAGGTCTTCACACCCTGGCATGACTGTAAAGAGGACAAGACTAGCACGGACCTCATCTACAAGCAGATCATCCATGGTCTGAAGTGTGGAGAGTACCAGAGCCAAAAG GAGGATGAGCTTGTTCAACTCACTGCCAAACATTTATACATCCAGCACGGCTCAGACAGCAGACCAGAGAACATGATGGAAGCTGTTCAGGACTGCATCAACAACTCTCTATTAGAGGCCAAGTCAGAGGACAAATGGGTGCAAATGGTCAGCACTGCTCATGCTGAG GGTCCATATTTGAGTTCAAGACAAAAGGCCGAGTCAGTGAAAGCAGAGGTGGTTGACTATGCCAGAGATAAGTGGCCCATGTTCTTCTCCAGGTTCTTTGAGGTTGTCAAACTGTCAG GTCCTCCACTAGCAAAGAGCAAGTTCATTGTTGCCATCAACTGGACCGGTATCACATTTCTggatgaaagagagaagagattGCTGCAGCTGTCCTTCCCTGAAGTGACAGGAGTCAATACCATAAG GGAGGTTAAAGCGTCCGGTCAGGCAGTATGTCTGCTGACACTGAAAGGAGACTTCACTCTGAGTGGATCCATGACTGAAGACATGTACGAGCTTATCACCATGTTCCTCAGTGGACTGACAGAGCGATCTCAGTACGCTGTGGCCCTGAAGGAAGTTAACAGACAAG ATGATCCCACCTTCCTCAGCTTCAAGAAGGGAGAACTCATCACAATCATCAAAGATGACGAGTTCTCGCAGCAGCGTGGCTGGATAAAGGGACAAATTGAGAGTTTGAAACAAACAGGAGCTGTCCCCATTGAAGCCATCTTAATCCTTCCAACGATCAGCAAACCCACCTACGAGGTCATG AGCCTCCTCAACCTGTCTCCAAACCAGAGGAAAGACATAATACAATCACATCATAAAGAAACGGGCACAGTGGAGAGATTAGCTCCTGCCACGCTAAAAGAATTCTCCTTGGAGTACTTCAG GCAGCCTGCTAAAGATGTGAACCGTCAGGTGATTTCCAGGAATGCTGCTCCTGAGAGGCTGTGGGTCAACTCCAGAGAGCCAATCCGACAGCCCCTGCTCAAGAAACTGTTAGGAAACGCAGAGCTCAGCCACAGTGCTTGTCTGGCCTTCACTG CCATCCTAAAGTATATGGGAGATTACCCCACCAAGCAAATGCAGAGTCCTCTGGAGCTCACTGACCAGATCTTCAGCCCTGCCACTCAACATGAGGCACTCCGGGACGAGATCTACTGCCAGATCATGAAGCAGATGACCAGCAATAACAACCg GTTCAGCATGGAGCAGGGCTGGCAGCTGCTGTGGCTCTGCTGTGGGCTGTTTCCTCCCAGTCAGTCTCTTCTGAAACACACTCAGCGATTTCTGGAGACACGCCGGAAACAGCCCCTGGCCTCTGACTGTCTGCAGCGGCTGCAGAGCTCTCTGAG GATGGAGCCCAGGAAGCTCCCCCCACACCAGGTGGAGTTAGATGCCATCCAACAAAACAGCACCCAGATCTTTCACAAAATCAACTTCCCCAACGACTCAGATGAG ATATTTGAGGTGGCAACCAATACCAGGATCAAGGATCTCATCCTGAACATCACCAAGAAGCTCAATCTGGCCTCAGCAGATGGCTTCAGCATTTTTGTCAAAACCGAAGACAAG GTCCTCAGTTTGAATGACACAGACTATTTCTTCGATAGTCTGAGACAAATCACCGACTGGTCCAAGAAAGCCAAGAGGATCATAGATG GTGGGCTAGTCCACATACCTTATCATGTGTTCTTCATGAGGAAGTTATGGTTCAGTGTGAACCCTGGCAGAGACACTCAGGCTGATGTTATCTTTCATTTCCCTCAG GAGCTACCAAAATACCTGAGAGGCTATCATGTTTGCACCAAAGAGGAAATGGTCAACATTGCAACTCTGCTCTTCAGGATAAAGGTCAACAACGACAAGAACCAGTTTGTCATGATTCCCAAGATGCTGAAAGAGCTGGTGCCTGCTGACCAACTGAAGGCCATGTCTGAAAATGAGTGGAAGAAG aGTATTGTCGCTTCTTACAACAAACAAGCTGGTATGACTGTGGAAGAAGCCAAGGTGGCTTTTCTGAAAGTGGTTAGCCGCTGGCCAACATTTGGCTGTGCATTCTTTGAGGTGAAG cAAACATCTGAACCGAACTTCCCAGATATTGTGCGCATTGCCATAAGCAAACAAGGAGTCACGATCATCCACCCTAAAaccaag GATATTTTGGCAAATCACCCATTCAACCGCATTGCTAACTGGTGCAGTGGAAGCACCTACTTTCACATGACTATTGGCAGTTTAGTCAAAGGCAGTAAATTCCTGTGTGAAACTTCACTG GGATACAAGATGGATGATCTTATAACCTCCTATGTTAACATGTacctcagagagaggagggcaATGCAAACCAGGAACCAGCGATTCAACATCTGA
- the gpr17 gene encoding uracil nucleotide/cysteinyl leukotriene receptor isoform X1, translating to MEDWVVDFEVCLSNWDKDTGRNAGNNAETRMESSTVELPSLMSNQSSESCAAVEMTTENLLFGCFYIVVFFLALNGNSLALWIFSHQHGASSPANIFLMHLAVADLSYVIILPLRATYHLTGGHWPFGEVPCRVAGFLFYVNMYASLYFLACVAGDRYLAVVHAVRSLKVRRARYAHIISFSLWALVIVAMAPLLVTHQTAEVDEITVCLQLYREKASRSALISLAVAFTPPFLATLTCYVLIIQSLYRGSRLEPSLKLRALRTIGLVLLIYVVCFLPYHVSRATFILGYNHPGVSCKIRRGLSLANRLTSSLTCLNGAMDPLIYLFGAEKFRGTLTRLFCKNKAGVSGATSGELKGTHESSVSAKSEF from the exons ATGGAGGACTGGGTGGTCGATTTTGAGGTGTGTCTCAGTAACTGGGACAAAGACACTGGGAGGAATGCTGGAAATAATGCCG AGACCAGAATGGAGTCTTCTACAGTGGAGTTGCCCTCCCTGATGTCTAATCAGTCATCAGAGAGCTGTGCAGCAGTGGAGATGACAACTGAAAACCTGCTGTTTGGATGCTTCTACATCGTGGTTTTCTTTCTGGCCCTGAACGGTAACAGCCTAGCCCTCTGGATTTTCTCTCACCAGCATGGCGCCTCCTCTCCAGCCAACATCTTCTTGATGCACCTGGCTGTTGCAGACTTGTCATACGTGATCATCCTCCCACTGAGGGCCACCTACCACCTTACTGGAGGCCACTGGCCCTTTGGCGAGGTGCCCTGCAGAGTGGcaggttttctgttttatgtcaATATGTACGCCAGCTTGTACTTCCTGGCCTGTGTGGCAGGAGACCGCTACCTAGCCGTGGTTCACGCTGTGAGATCACTGAAAGTCCGGCGTGCTCGTTACGCTCATATCATCAGCTTCTCTCTGTGGGCCCTGGTTATAGTCGCCATGGCGCCACTGCTAGTCACCCACCAGACTGCAGAGGTGGATGAAATTACAGTGTGTCTGCAGCTCTACAGAGAGAAAGCCTCACGCAGTGCACTGATCTCACTAGCGGTGGCCTTCACACCACCTTTTCTAGCCACACTGACTTGTTATGTACTAATCATTCAAAGCCTGTATCGGGGCTCCAGGTTAGAGCCGTCCCTCAAGCTGAGGGCCCTGCGCACCATTGGCCTAGTCCTGCTTATCTACGTGGTCTGTTTCCTGCCCTACCATGTGAGCAGAGCCACTTTCATCCTGGGCTACAACCACCCTGGGGTTTCCTGCAAGATCCGCAGAGGCCTGAGCTTAGCCAACCGCCTCACCTCCTCACTCACCTGCCTAAACGGTGCCATGGACCCACTGATCTACCTGTTCGGGGCTGAGAAGTTCCGTGGAACTCTAACACGattgttttgcaaaaataaGGCAGGAGTGTCAGGAGCCACTAGTGGAGAGTTAAAAGGGACACATGAGAGTTCTGTGAGTGCCAAGTCTGAGttctga
- the gpr17 gene encoding uracil nucleotide/cysteinyl leukotriene receptor isoform X2: MESSTVELPSLMSNQSSESCAAVEMTTENLLFGCFYIVVFFLALNGNSLALWIFSHQHGASSPANIFLMHLAVADLSYVIILPLRATYHLTGGHWPFGEVPCRVAGFLFYVNMYASLYFLACVAGDRYLAVVHAVRSLKVRRARYAHIISFSLWALVIVAMAPLLVTHQTAEVDEITVCLQLYREKASRSALISLAVAFTPPFLATLTCYVLIIQSLYRGSRLEPSLKLRALRTIGLVLLIYVVCFLPYHVSRATFILGYNHPGVSCKIRRGLSLANRLTSSLTCLNGAMDPLIYLFGAEKFRGTLTRLFCKNKAGVSGATSGELKGTHESSVSAKSEF; the protein is encoded by the coding sequence ATGGAGTCTTCTACAGTGGAGTTGCCCTCCCTGATGTCTAATCAGTCATCAGAGAGCTGTGCAGCAGTGGAGATGACAACTGAAAACCTGCTGTTTGGATGCTTCTACATCGTGGTTTTCTTTCTGGCCCTGAACGGTAACAGCCTAGCCCTCTGGATTTTCTCTCACCAGCATGGCGCCTCCTCTCCAGCCAACATCTTCTTGATGCACCTGGCTGTTGCAGACTTGTCATACGTGATCATCCTCCCACTGAGGGCCACCTACCACCTTACTGGAGGCCACTGGCCCTTTGGCGAGGTGCCCTGCAGAGTGGcaggttttctgttttatgtcaATATGTACGCCAGCTTGTACTTCCTGGCCTGTGTGGCAGGAGACCGCTACCTAGCCGTGGTTCACGCTGTGAGATCACTGAAAGTCCGGCGTGCTCGTTACGCTCATATCATCAGCTTCTCTCTGTGGGCCCTGGTTATAGTCGCCATGGCGCCACTGCTAGTCACCCACCAGACTGCAGAGGTGGATGAAATTACAGTGTGTCTGCAGCTCTACAGAGAGAAAGCCTCACGCAGTGCACTGATCTCACTAGCGGTGGCCTTCACACCACCTTTTCTAGCCACACTGACTTGTTATGTACTAATCATTCAAAGCCTGTATCGGGGCTCCAGGTTAGAGCCGTCCCTCAAGCTGAGGGCCCTGCGCACCATTGGCCTAGTCCTGCTTATCTACGTGGTCTGTTTCCTGCCCTACCATGTGAGCAGAGCCACTTTCATCCTGGGCTACAACCACCCTGGGGTTTCCTGCAAGATCCGCAGAGGCCTGAGCTTAGCCAACCGCCTCACCTCCTCACTCACCTGCCTAAACGGTGCCATGGACCCACTGATCTACCTGTTCGGGGCTGAGAAGTTCCGTGGAACTCTAACACGattgttttgcaaaaataaGGCAGGAGTGTCAGGAGCCACTAGTGGAGAGTTAAAAGGGACACATGAGAGTTCTGTGAGTGCCAAGTCTGAGttctga